A stretch of the candidate division WOR-3 bacterium genome encodes the following:
- a CDS encoding glycosyltransferase family 39 protein: MNKLKLLISAGLIIYTLFYLIQSSTIITYPYQVSYPEGLILNQIKLLLEGKPIYKSINDYPLIVTNYPPVYLLLCAGFVKLFGLSFIWGRLITFLATIFVVFMIYKILHQKTQKEIAIISALLFISSSYIYKDTPFMRVDMLGLLCSLLGFYIFLRVDLKNSTLYSIPFFILSLYTKQTFISAPIAIAISLLFRLRKRALIFILLMIISYLFIFFIINQSTHGEFFRHNILYNFNIFDLKQAFKFYIRFLQNHAILFFFSVLFILDTFRKKEFSFWSVYFIIAAINGFSVGKVGANTNYFFELIALNCILAGLSIERLKNYIDEKKYPLFINGALLTQLILFLHMPFYSEPAITKTDWRNFAQLSQVILNTDGKIISEDAGIIVVNKKQVLFQPFELTQLANQKLWNQDKFVNDIKNRRFSLLVFSFNVNCSFDKERLTSEMADAIKENYYIERIIGDYFLYKPLSTP; the protein is encoded by the coding sequence ATGAATAAATTAAAACTACTCATATCTGCTGGTTTGATAATCTATACATTGTTTTATCTTATCCAATCTTCAACTATAATTACATATCCTTACCAGGTCTCGTATCCAGAAGGATTAATTCTTAATCAGATAAAACTCTTATTAGAAGGTAAACCAATATATAAAAGTATCAACGATTACCCACTCATTGTCACAAATTACCCCCCGGTCTATCTTTTACTATGTGCCGGGTTTGTGAAATTATTTGGTCTTTCATTTATTTGGGGAAGATTGATTACATTTCTTGCCACAATTTTTGTTGTCTTTATGATATACAAAATTCTTCACCAAAAAACTCAAAAAGAAATCGCCATTATTTCTGCCCTTTTATTTATCTCATCTTCTTATATTTACAAAGATACACCCTTTATGCGCGTTGATATGTTAGGATTACTATGTAGCCTGCTTGGATTTTATATCTTTCTCCGCGTTGACCTGAAGAATAGCACCCTGTATTCAATACCTTTCTTTATTTTATCCCTATACACAAAACAGACCTTTATTTCCGCTCCCATAGCCATTGCAATATCATTATTATTCAGACTGAGAAAAAGGGCGTTAATATTTATTCTTTTGATGATAATCTCCTATCTGTTTATATTCTTTATAATAAATCAATCGACCCATGGCGAATTCTTTCGTCACAATATTTTATATAATTTTAATATCTTTGACTTAAAACAGGCATTTAAATTTTATATTCGTTTTTTACAGAACCATGCAATATTATTTTTTTTCTCTGTATTATTTATCCTTGATACATTTAGAAAGAAGGAATTTTCTTTCTGGAGCGTATATTTTATTATTGCCGCAATCAATGGATTTTCAGTAGGAAAGGTCGGTGCGAATACAAATTATTTTTTTGAACTGATCGCCCTCAATTGTATTCTTGCTGGTCTCTCAATTGAAAGATTAAAAAATTATATTGATGAAAAGAAATATCCTCTTTTTATAAACGGTGCATTACTTACCCAATTGATATTATTTCTTCATATGCCTTTCTATAGTGAACCAGCAATAACCAAAACCGACTGGCGAAATTTTGCGCAACTTTCGCAGGTCATATTAAATACTGATGGTAAAATAATTTCTGAAGACGCCGGGATAATTGTGGTTAACAAAAAACAAGTTTTATTTCAGCCTTTTGAACTCACCCAGCTTGCCAATCAAAAACTCTGGAATCAGGATAAGTTTGTGAATGACATTAAAAACAGGCGTTTTTCACTTCTTGTTTTTAGTTTCAATGTCAATTGCTCTTTTGATAAAGAACGTTTAACATCTGAAATGGCAGATGCAATAAAAGAAAATTATTATATAGAAAGAATTATTGGCGATTATTTTTTGTATAAACCACTTTCTACTCCATAG
- a CDS encoding methyltransferase, producing the protein MLYFSKPNSTFFLSHILIISGLSIRLWATGYIGEKARTKELNAFYRIVSGPYRILRHPLYIGNFFLVMGTVFLYNPPFWLKIIIILAFLIEYSIIIITEEEYLKGLPALIIKFSFKKLKFELSTILIMVVIYLIYFWILSSK; encoded by the coding sequence ATGCTTTATTTTAGCAAGCCGAATTCGACATTTTTTTTGTCTCATATCCTCATTATTTCTGGACTTTCAATCAGACTCTGGGCAACGGGTTATATTGGAGAAAAGGCGAGAACGAAAGAACTAAATGCTTTTTATAGAATTGTAAGTGGACCATATCGTATATTAAGACATCCGTTATACATTGGCAACTTTTTTCTTGTCATGGGCACTGTCTTTCTGTACAATCCACCATTTTGGTTAAAAATAATCATAATACTTGCCTTCTTAATTGAATATTCTATAATAATAATTACTGAAGAAGAATATTTAAAAGGGTTGCCCGCCCTTATTATAAAATTTTCATTTAAAAAGTTGAAATTTGAGTTATCAACTATTTTAATAATGGTGGTGATTTATTTAATCTATTTCTGGATTCTAAGTTCAAAATAA
- a CDS encoding HD-GYP domain-containing protein, which translates to MDSSIYFKNIKNINIASVLSFVKLMELTDIYTKNHSFQVAELAFLMGKFIGLSEKELMLIKLAGLLHDIGKIVIPEEIFNKPGSLNKYEWDIMKQHPKKGSDMIKTVDGLKEVKQWILYHHEKYDGTGYPEGLKKEEIPFCARILAVCDSYSAMVSDRPYKKSISEEDAKIEIQECKGKQFDPELADVFLKLPCEYVRRAITK; encoded by the coding sequence ATGGATAGCAGCATATATTTTAAAAACATAAAAAATATAAATATAGCATCGGTTCTATCTTTCGTTAAATTAATGGAATTGACTGATATTTATACGAAAAATCATTCTTTTCAGGTCGCTGAACTTGCTTTTTTGATGGGAAAATTTATTGGTTTATCAGAAAAAGAACTAATGTTGATAAAATTGGCTGGTCTATTACACGACATAGGAAAGATCGTTATTCCCGAAGAAATTTTTAACAAACCAGGTTCACTTAACAAGTACGAGTGGGATATAATGAAACAACATCCGAAAAAAGGTTCAGATATGATAAAAACAGTGGATGGATTAAAGGAAGTTAAACAATGGATACTTTATCACCACGAAAAATACGATGGTACAGGTTATCCAGAAGGTTTGAAAAAGGAAGAAATTCCATTCTGTGCAAGGATTCTTGCAGTCTGTGATTCCTATTCAGCAATGGTTTCTGATAGGCCATATAAAAAATCAATTAGTGAAGAGGATGCTAAAATAGAAATTCAAGAATGCAAAGGCAAACAATTTGACCCTGAACTTGCTGATGTATTTCTAAAACTGCCTTGTGAATATGTAAGGAGGGCGATTACAAAATAA